In Haliotis asinina isolate JCU_RB_2024 chromosome 15, JCU_Hal_asi_v2, whole genome shotgun sequence, the sequence CATTTAACATTCGTCGCTAATTTGCCTTTTAGGTCAGGAAGTATCAGGTATCGAGGATAATCGAAACTGCTTGTTTTTTGGTGTTGATTATTTTATGCAATACCTTCAGGTCTCCTAAACTTCACCGACTATAACCTTCTCCCAACTGACGAAGAGGAAACAGCTCAGGGAGTTTGCAATGCGCCTTGTTTCGATGCAGGTCAGTGTTATTTGTTGAGATTTCTGTACGGTTTGGTAATCAGTTAGCCGAGATGCGCGATTGGGTAAAGGCTACTTATAAAAGTATGGAGTAATGCCGGTTTGATAGCGCCAGCCATCGAAGATGCCAAACCAGATCAGTGCTTGGCAGAGTAACAAGAATCAGCTCACCCAAATGAcctggtgggcgagctgtctaagacaacaggctagtgatccagagAACTTGAGATACCGGGATCGATCCCGcagtgaccgggtgtaaaagccTTGTGcggactctttcagtgttgacaCTACCCCTAGTGTATAttacacaaccctgtgctctTACAAGAATCCACGAATCCATTGGTATGTGACCAGACGGTGACCctatgaatacatgcaaacacctagttacGGGTACAGCAAGGTGCAGTACACTTgggcaaagtactgtgactatgtgtcccagtccacccggTTGTGAATGGGAACCCCGTGAGGATGTGAAAGCCACGTTACCTCAGCGAGTTGCTAGAAGAATAGCATGATCTCCAGGGAGATGATATTGATAATATGACGTGACGTATAAGATttacatccaatgatcgagggaaaaacaaagcgtcTTTGAGCAGGTGAGCTGGACaatggcgctatacaaatattagtataatctttttttttttgatatgTCGTAGTGGCGATTGAACCAATAACCTTTAGCTCTCGAGAAGAAACTCTATCAATTACGCCAAGAGTTCGCTTCAATGTGGGTTAACGTAGTAATTATACATCAATAGTATTGACATCCACGGGCTCAAACTGGCCATTTTAAAGTCTATGGTTTTCGGCGACAGTAACCTGATCGATTCTCTTCTACAGGTGATACTCGTAGAAACGAACAGATGGGTCTTACCAGCATGCATACTCTGATGATGAGGGAGCACAACCGAATTGCGAGGACTCTTAAAAAATACAACCCACATTGGAACGATGAGAAACTCTTTCAAGAAAGTAGAAAGATCGTTGGTGCAATGGCTCAGAAAATAACCTACAGCGATTGGTTGCAACTCATACTTGATCCCCAGACAAGAGGGATAAATAACATTGATTCAACCGAGTCTGGCTTTGCCAATGTCTATGATCCGACTATCGACCCCAGTATTCGGAATGTATTTGGAGCCGCAGCCTTTCGGTTTGGCCATACCCTTGTCCGCACATTCTTCAGTCGACGTCTTCCTAACTACTCCGTAAACGTCATCCACAGAACCAGTGACCTGTTTGGCAAGACCAAGATCATCAGAGACTCCAGAGGAAATGCTGTTCATGAATTCATACGAGGTCAGCTCGTGGATTCTGCTGGTAGGTTTGACCGTTTCATCACCCCTACCTTGACTAATGAGTTGTTCAAGAGCGCAACAAACAGTTTTGACCTGGCAGCGTTCAACATCCAACGTGGTAGGGATCATGGCACTCAGTCTTACAACGCCTGGAGAGAGTTCTGTGGTCTCCCTAGGGCCTATTTCTTCACAACAGGATATGGAGGCTTCGTTGATCACACCGCGGATGCCGTGAGCCAACTGGCGAAAGCATATGCAGGCTTGTGGGTATACCCATCTATCTCAACTATCTCTAGCAAATTTGTTCCAAATGACGTTTGCCTTTTCTCTTGGTTCAGCTGGCGagaattattttgttgttgtgaaGGTGATACATATTCTTTAAGTTTGTGACCTTTTAGAGAATATCACTGTCATCCACTGTTCATTGTCTTTTGAGACAGTTGGCTAGCCCAGTGGTATAAGTGTTGGCTTGACACACCAAAGACCAGGGATCGTGTGCTAGGTAAAGTACGTATGTTTCACGACGAAATGAAAATTTACAATAAGCGTGAGGTGTGACACACTGGACAAAATACACACAGCTTTAAAGATGTAAGTTCTGTTGTAGAAGCCccgatgatgttgatgtgttCCCCGGCGCTGTATCGGAAAGACCTGTGCCAGGTGGCATTGTCGGACCAACCTTTGCGTGTTTAATCGGGAGACAGTTTGGGCTCATCAAGAAAGGAGATCGCTTCTGGTACGAACTAAACAGACCAGTGACAGGTTTCTCAAGAGGTAAGTTGTAAAGAATGATATGGATTTGCTGTGGAAACGGATGCGACAATACTGGACTCCAATCTGAGCAATACCAGTAACTCTTTGTTATAGCAGCACTATCATAGCGACGCTTCCATATAAAACCTTATACCACTGTTAAGCATGTTCAGCGTGGCATAAATTATACGCTTGGTGAAGGATTAACATACTTGTGAGTGTTTAGTTCACTGCGTCTTACATGCAGCATGGTGGTGTGATCCCAAAGGATCTCCATAGGAGTGTACTGTGACTGGGGATAGTGATGTGACGTAGAACCGTGAGCGGGCGTGTGTTTGGATATGAGCGCCATATAAACTGACCATTACTATTACTTGAAAGGGATTAATATAAGTGTTATCTGTTAACCACATAACAATACCATCAGAAAAAATAACCAGATTACGATAGATTGTTTGACAAGGGAATAACAGTATTTGAAAGGGATTGTTATGCGCAAAATGTGTCTACTTTGTCATCCAATATCATGAAGGAACGCTTACGAAATAATTCTGTCAGTTCTAGATGTTGTGCGTCGATCCtaaatttcaaacaaaatatattttagcctggcattttgctgtatttttaatttgaaatttaTTTAGTCGAACATCTTGATAATTGCGATACACtagtatttatttgtttgatgtTGGAGGAGTAGAGCTCTATTGATGACTACTAAGTCACTTCTTCTGTATCACCCACAGCCCAGTTGGCTGAGATCAGGAAGGCCAGTCTGTCCAAGATCATCTGTGACAACACAGACACCTTTTTCATACAAGCAAATGCCTTCAGGAAAGCACGTAGATTCAGGTATGTTTGCTCCCACTTATTGCATTCTCTTGCATTCACCTTACTGTGAAATACATGGCCTGTTCTACGACTGAGTCGCTTgatagcggtggtctgtaaatactcgtgtgtggaccaaacaatccagaggtcaacagcatgaacatcgttctACGCTCATGACACACGTGTCTTATTGAGGAAAGTGTCCCGGGTACGTTACTGGAATCCGTCTGAGGTCGTAGATTAAGGGTATCTGTTCTCTttaacgctacactcagcaacattccagcaatatgacgaacTGATGGGAACTGATGGGCCCGTCAAAACGTGTGATTGATATACTGAGCATCATATCACGCTATGGATTCCATGACATGGGATTCACAAACTGAGGCATATTGACCACCGAACCATTTGCCCGCCTCTCATGAGCACTACATACTTACCCGGAATTGTGGCTAGAACATATTCGTGATTGGTTGGTTACAAATGTAACCTGAAACAACTACGCGTCATATTACCCCGGTGTAGTGTTATTgtgctcatgctatcaaccaccgGTTGCCCTGACCAAGACGGTTTAACTGGGTGTTTCAACCCTGCTGATTACAGTGACACGGGTACGCTTGTGAGTTACACCGTGGATGAGAAACCATCAATAAGTGAGAGAGTTGGTTGGCTGGCTGCTTTGTTCTTTAACGCAGCACTGTGTAATATTCCTGCTgcatggtggcggtctgcaactaatcgagtctgcaccagaaaatccagggatcaacagcattaacATTGCTCTAAGTAACACAGCGAGAGCGGAGACACTTTAATAGCCAGACAATAGTACCAACAATGTCGCACCTTTGCCGTGACAAGAGAAATATAATTCCCAGAATTATTATATCTTATTGTTAATATTTGCTATTCAACTACTGTGTTTTTAGGAACCCCTACCAGTCGTGTTATGCTCTTCCACGTGTGGACCTTAGTAAGTGGTGCGAAACGACCACCAAGCCTCGGTAGACAAGCTTCGACTGTCATGGCTCTTCAAGACTATACGGACATAACATAAACTGGTGCAAACACAATTATCTCACCTCACAAATAAATATCGTTTTATGACTgactgagcgctcttctatgATTTCCAATATACCCTGCTTgcaagcgaggtacatttcaatgtaccccgctgtcAATGAGATAGTACTTCTTTATTTCGAATATGAAATTAACTAGGTTTCAAgtatgcaaatcgatggaagggagataactcttttcCTTGTGTCGTCAGCAAAGGCTGGTCATGGCTACGAAAAGGTTttcctcgcattccaataaataaattttaacaaaacatacaaatgtAGTCCATGTGAACATTAAGACGGGGAATTACACCTCGACGACTTTTGACAATACCTGCTGGAAAAACAGCAAggtgcaagattcgaatcgtttgattgaCACAGATTGGCTGAAGTGCACGATCCAATACACAtgctttaaacagaacaaaattaacattgaggtgctCAGTATGACAATactttgttcactggtccctctggCAAATGGATTGATGTATATTCGATGTTTGTATATGTTCCCCTCGCTTCTCGGGCTCATTGAACATAAGCAAGCAAtgagggtacatcaactcatGCCGGTCACGTGACTAGTGAAGAACTTGTCATTCCTTTCAAGAGCAAAACATCACTTACTCACCATGattgatatatgtatgtaacaagcaaaatctacttttgaagaTTTTGAATAAAATTCAGATACACATTTTTATGTCTATGATATTTTGAGAGAATAAtaactaaaacaaataaaaatattcacAAAAGCAGACCAAGTATGAATTTATTAACACGGCTTTTCATGTCGATGCCTCTTCAAATTTATATATTCCCTAAAAACAAATATTCACGGGATTTGAGCTTTGCTCTTCAAAACCGTGACATTAGAAGTCGCTCACTTATCCCTTTAAATGCAACAAAGCAGTATGTTCATTCTACTGTATagcatattattattaattgcATTTTAAAGTGCAAGGTGAGATTTTTATGGCCATTATTAAGCATGAACGTGTTTTTTCGTCAAACCTTCTTCAGTCACAGAGGATCACTGAAATAAATCTGACAACCTGAAGGATGCGCATAAGAAGTATGCATGTATAATATGACAAGTACAATACAACTGATATCAGTATCAATAGACAAGATAACTTGTCAGaatgagagaacactttaagAAGAAGCTTAAGGTCACCTCATCACTTGTCATTTCATCAACATTAAGAAAAACATCGTGATCGTCATTTGTCACtatcttacgacatgcatgatAGGGGTCTCTCTTCGACACTAAGTGCCGTCAAGTTTTGGGGGTGACCTTTGAGTTCACACACAGTATTGACATTGATCCGTGGGTTGTTACACGCATTTAGCATGGCCATCAGAATGGGTCAGTGGGAAAGTTACGAATAATTAAATACTTTCTCGAGTCCAGATTCTTGGTCGGTAGTTCACAGAACAGTTCATCGTTGTCATCTGGTTGATAGCTTGTCTGCTGAGCTACACTTTTGAGCACCTGATAAATCTGTTGACACTGTCAAATCAGATGTGAAGATTGTTTAAGCTGATACGAACAATACCTTTCACATAAATAAGTCAACAATAGTATAATGTTTTAAAGTGAACCATCTTGTAAAGTTCAGCAAAAATCGGAGCACAGACATTGAGAATTtgtgcgagtttagttttacgccacactcaacattattgcagctatatggcgaacTGAAATTGAACTTACGGTTAGAAAGTGAGATGCCTCTGCAGGCACCATGAATATGGCTGTGTTGAAAGCAATGAAAGTGCCAACTCCTCATTTAAAGACATGCATCATTCCACTTCAAGGCTCTAGGCTGCCATTTTAACAACTCTTCAACTGGTACTAAAAACAAGATTGAGACACGTATCTCACTGTGACATCATAAACTGCTGTGGGATCAGGATTCGGTGTACCCAAAATGTGTTGGTATCCTCGGTTCCAGACCCCAATAACATGCTCCAGCCCGTCAGTGTTCAGATCAGAACATCAGTTGCTTTTCGCACCTTTCAGAGATTGATTCcgatcatcaagaaaacaaaacattaactATCAGGTTAATTACAGTTTGAAACGTTGTCGTTCTATGAATGACCAACATTACCGCTGATGACAACATCCATTGAGTGCTAGTCATATTATAGGATCTGTAAGATATATATCAAAGTATTTCTTTTGTAACTCTTTGCAATGGTCAAGTCAAAACTATTTGGACACCAGATTTTAATTATATACCGTACTTCAGAAACACGTGCATTTGACTATGTCAAATAAAAAACCGACCACGATGCTTAGAAAGGGTTCGTTTTTAATATGCATAGAGCCAAAGCTGATTCGTCACCTTATATTGATCCTTTGAGACTCGGGTACAGAACAAGCCCCAGGATTACCTGTTTGTTGTGGTTGTAAGTCAGCTACCGAGGACTGGGTAGTGGCAATGTGGGACATGACGCATGTAGTGTCATGACCACCCCGTGTGAATGGAATTGTCATCTGGTTTGTCTGACTAAGATACATTTATTCGTGATGTACCTttggcattggtggatgtggcaTCGACAATCCATCGCTCACTTCCCCAGCTGTGTAGTGTTTCAAATACAGATCCTACGTGCAGTGAATATGCGAAATATCACTTGGCATTCGCTTTCAACCCGCGCAGAAAACGTTCAATAGCAACATTATTATTGTTAATatccaggggcggtggggtagcctagtggttaaagcgttcgctcgtcaggccgaagacccgggttcgattccccacatgggtacaatgtgtgaggcccatgttctggtgtcccccgccgtgatattgctggaatattgataaaagcggcgtaaaaccaaactcactcaccccaataATATCCAAATTTGTGACTAAATATCCTGAATGTACAATCCGATCTAGAAATAGCCCACTGAAAGATTCATGAGAGCATGCTAAGTTTCGTTATAAAAAAACACAATCTAATATTAACTCGTTTTACATTGCAAAACAGTGTACCAACTACTGTAGGTTCAAATATATCGTGTATTTTTAGAAAATCGGCAATATTGTGATTCCATCTACCAGTTTAAATTCTCTGTATGTTCTTATATTCCGTAAACACTGACACtattaaatattattaaaaatatGCACTCCCTAAAAGGTGCAACTTATTCCTAgttcagttgtatcaaaatatgttgaaatCAACTATAGCTCAGCATTCAACGTACACAAAAGCTCACTGAAGACATAATGGGCCCTTGTCAAACAGGCAGATTGCCATATACACCTGCATTGTAAATACAGACTTCAATCATTCAAGTGTTACCTTTACTTACTGTAGCAAAACACGATGACACACGGACATAAAAGCCACCTATTACTGACGTAGACCAGTTTAAGTGCAAGCAATTACGAGCGCTGCCGAACGAATGAACAGACTAAATCTCATGGGTTCTGTAAAGTTTACAATCGCACTAATTTGTCCTTCCCCGTGTTTACGGCGCTGTTGCGAAAGGCTGAACAATGCATCAATTATTCTTTTTGGTTTTGTCCTGAATGCAAATTGTGTAGTCTGTAGTCTTTCCTACAGTGAAGGTATCAAGTACCATTACCATAGCATTTAACTGTGGTTATTACAGTACAAAGTATGGGGCCATTTACTTCTGTCACCGCTTTTGGTTTTCATAAATATTGCTACACAGTATACAACCATGCTCACCCCCACTTACTCAGGTATATCGATCCTCCTTTTTACAGGCACCAAAGCTGAATGACAGGCAAATGACTTCACCTGTCAATATATtcacatcaatattccagaagCCTCCCATCTGAAGGTTTTGGGTGCAGTCGAGCATGCACGAGCGGTTCAAACAACGCCATACAAAAGGCTTAAAGTCATGTTAAGCCAGATTCAAAGTTAACGCCCCAAGGACCACAATTTCACCACAAGGATTCGCATTCACCTTCTCTTGGCGTTAAAAAACAAAGAACTGACACAGAGGTGTCCTTTTAACGATAATAGAACATTGTTGctaaattatatactgttcatACTGTTCTGTCCAGTTGTtggtttttgtttcatttacctaCTCATCGCATGTATAATTCATACCGAATCGCTTGGGTGCTGCACGGTGGATAggtattcacacacacacacacacacacacacacaaagtatTGTCAGAAGCACCCTACGGGCAAAGAGAACAGTCTGACTGACGTGACATGTGATTAGCTTGTTAACGTTGCATGGATTTGTTGGATGCCTGTAAACAGATCTCGTCTTCTGTACCACGAAAACGTATAAAGACAGAACAGACGATGCGGACTGTAAGAACGGGATGCTGACAGTCGGGATCATGAAGGAGCGGCTGCTTCTCATCCTCATCATCGCTGTGTACGGGGACGTTGCTGCAGGTGGCGGCAATGAGGGAGGTCTGaacatttatgtatatatatatgagagaTGATCCGTATGAATGAATTTATTTCTGTATGTTAGTTTTTAGTGGCACTTTCCATATTTATTGCCAGTTGTAGCAAATTTGTACTATTTGTGATGTATCTTGTGTATGCGAATTTTATTTATTCAGCACAGAGGGTTGATGAAATTTAGTTTGATTTAACGCCGTTTGTAACATTGTTCAAGTTACCTTTGCTATTAAAACCATGTGAAACAGTTGTTCAAGTTAGACAATTGGCGCAAATGGAAATAACGAAATGCATCAAACTTCAGACTTCTCACTCACAAGTCAAATTTTGAAATGCTCTACACAGCTATAAAATATTACCTAGGCCTGC encodes:
- the LOC137265303 gene encoding thyroid peroxidase-like: MVSSTWISVIWVLTSVFLLVTSQPSGGGADLTNRQFAAFVGGRNSVIQAGQAFQATRAGRVLARSEMTNLTEYFCNSVQEQCSIWYPYRTPNSVCNNLAYPRWGSAPTQMRRFLPPAYGDGISLPRTKSVTGADLPSARLISLLVHVTEDPDDIPKYRDFTHMVMQWGHFTDHDITHSPVQTRPNRRPLLADCCLEGAAAFAARALPGGNPCFPISVPPNDPFFVGRTCLSFTRSIQAPNLQCQLDGPVEQVNAITAFLDSSNVYGSSQEESDSHRLWVDGLLNFTDYNLLPTDEEETAQGVCNAPCFDAGDTRRNEQMGLTSMHTLMMREHNRIARTLKKYNPHWNDEKLFQESRKIVGAMAQKITYSDWLQLILDPQTRGINNIDSTESGFANVYDPTIDPSIRNVFGAAAFRFGHTLVRTFFSRRLPNYSVNVIHRTSDLFGKTKIIRDSRGNAVHEFIRGQLVDSAGRFDRFITPTLTNELFKSATNSFDLAAFNIQRGRDHGTQSYNAWREFCGLPRAYFFTTGYGGFVDHTADAVSQLAKAYAGLSPDDVDVFPGAVSERPVPGGIVGPTFACLIGRQFGLIKKGDRFWYELNRPVTGFSRAQLAEIRKASLSKIICDNTDTFFIQANAFRKARRFRNPYQSCYALPRVDLSKWCETTTKPR